The sequence TAGTCATATTGTAATAATAAATAATTATAATGAATTATAGTATAAAAAATAAAATTTGTAAAGAGTATAATTTGGATGAAACAAATTGAAATTTCAGAAATCATGTCTATGAGTTTTTGTGCATATTCAAAATCATGTCCACATAATATAATATTAAGTATTTTGAATAAAATGATATCAAATTATGAAACAAGTTAAGAAGAATTGGAGGACAAAATGAATTTCAAAGAAAATTTTAAAGAGAATGTAAAAAAAGCAGAATCAAATACGGCGAAAGCTCTAGCATTTACAAATCTGAAAATGGGAAAATCTTCGGAATCAGCGGAGAATCCAACAGAAGAATCGAATACGGCGAAAGTTCCAGTATTTGGAAACTTGAAAATAGGAAAAGCTACAGAAACGGGAGCAGCGGGGAAAACTCCAGCGGAATCGAATGCGGCGAAAGCACCGGCATTTGCAAATCTGAAAATAGGAAAAGCTACAGAGTCGGGAGCAGCGGGGAATACAACAGCAGAATCGAATACGGCGAAAGCACCGGTATTTGGAAATTCGAAAATGGGAAAAGCTACAGAGTCAGGAGCAGCGGGGAAAACTCCAGCGGAATCGAATGCGGCAAAAACTTCAGCATTTGCAAATCTGAAAATAGGAAAAGCAACGAATCGGAGCAGCGGGGAAAACTCCAGCGGAATCGAATACGGCAAAAGCACCGGCATTTGGAAATTCTGAAAATGGGAAAAGCTACAGAGTCAGGAGCAGCGGGGAAAACTCCAGCGGAATCGAATGCGGCGAAAGCACCGGCATTTGCAAATCTGAAAATGGGAAAAGCTACAGAGTCGGGAGCAGCGGGGAAAACTCCAGCAGAATCGAATGCGGCAAAAACTTCAGCATTTGCAAATCTGAAAATAGGGAAAAGCTACAGAGTCAGGAGCAGCGGGGAAAACTCAGCAGAATCGAATACGGCGAAAGCACCGGCATTTGCAAATCTGAAAATGGGAAAAGCTACAGAGTCAGGAGCAGCAGGGAATACAACAGCGGAATCGAATACGGCGAAAGCTCCAGCATCTGCGAATCCGAATACGGCGAAAGCACCAGCATTTGGAAATCTGAAAATGGGAAAAGCTACAGAGTCAGGAGCAGCTGGGAAAACAACAGCAGAATCGAATACGGCGAAAGCACCGGCATTTGCAAATCTGAAACGGCGAAAGCTCCAGCATCTGCGAATCTGAAAAGCGAAAGCTCCAGCATCTCAATCGAATACGGCGAAAGCATCGGCATTTGCAAATCTGAAAATAGGAAAAGCAACGGAATCTGGAGCAGCTGGGAATACAACAGCGGAATCGAATGCGGCGAAAACACCGGCATTTGCAAATCTGAAAATAGGAAAAGCAACAGAATCTGGAGCAGCGGGGAATACAACAGCAGAATCGAATGCGGCAAAAACTTCAGCATTTGCAAATCTGAAAATAGGAAAAGCAACAGAATCTGGAGCAGCTGGGAATACAACAGCGGAATCGAATACGGCGAAAACTCCAGCATCTGCGAATCCGAAAACGGCGAAAGCACCAGCATATGCAAATCTGAAAATGGGAAAATCTTCGGAATCAGCGGAGAATCCAACAGAAGAATCGAATACGGCGAAAACACCGGCATTTGCAAATCCGAAAACGGGGAAAGCACCGGCATTTGCAAAACTGAAAATGGGAAAAGCTACAGAAACGGGAGCAGCGGGGAAAAATCCAGCAGAATCGAATGCGGCGAAAGCTCCAGCATCTGCAAATCCGAAAATAGGAAAAGCTACAGAATCGGGAGCAGCGGAGAAACCTCCAGCAGAATCGAATACGGCGAAAGCTCCAGCATCTGCGAATCCGAAAACGGCGAAAGCACCAGCATATGCAAATCTGAAAATGGGAAAATCTTCGGAATCAGCGGAGAATCCAACAGAAGAATCGAATACGGCGAAAACACCGGCATTTGCAAATCCGAAAACGGGGAAAGCACCGGCATTTGCAAAACTGAAAATGGGAAAAGCTACAGAAACGGGAGCAGCGGGGAAAACTCCAGCAGAATCGAATACGGCGAAAGCACCAGCATTTGCAAATCTGAAAATGGAAAACTACAGAGCAGGAGCAGCTGGAATACAACACGGAAACGAATGCGGCAAAAGCTTCAGCATTTGCAAATCCGAAATGGGAAAAAGCTACAGATCAGAGCAACCGGAAAAACTCCACGAATCGATACGGCAAAATTCATATTGAAATCACAAAAAAGAAAGCAACGAAATCGGGAGCGACAAGTAAAAAAGCAAAGGCTGGAAAGTCTGCAAAAGATAAAAAGATAAGCTTCGCAAATCTAAAGGGAGTAAAAAAAATGAAGACAACGAAGCTAGCTCTAAAAGCGAAGGCTCAAAAACAGAAGGAAGCTAGGAAAAAATTTATAAAAAATTTCAAAAAAAAGTTGGCAACGAGAAAAGTAAAAAAAGTGATAATATCAATAATAATAGTTGGTATTACGAATTTTGTTATATTTTTTGCAGAAGGTATGGCCGATGAAGCGGTGAGCGGCATAAAGGGGTACTTTGCAGGAGATGAGGAAGTTGCAGAAGATGAAGAGGTTATAGAAGGTGAAGAGGCTGAAGAAGATGAGGACGAATCTAAAAAAAAGAGTATGAAAGCTGATGATCTAATAAAAGAGGCGCTAAAAAGGAAGTAGGAAAAAATTGTAAAAGGAGGCAGTGTAATGAAATTATTGAGTAGAATGCTAATGTCTACTTTGGTGATAGCTATTGTGGCGGCAGCTTCTATGTATGTATCAGATGGCGAAAACGCGGTGGGTAGGGAGACTATTAGAAGAGATACATATGTACTGAGTGGGCTTCAAGTAGATATTACTGGAGCTGCAGAAGTGGTAGAAAATGGAAATGAGACTGAAGGTGAGAATGGATTTGCAGATGTGATAAGTAAGTGGTATGACGATATCGTAAATGTAGTAAAAGGGTTTCAAGAAGATATCGCCGCAGATGAGCAGATAGCAAGCGAGGATAATGGCGAGCTTCAAACGAATGTCTCAGGTGCAATGGAGGATCTGTATAACCAGGCAAAAGAGTTGTATGACAATATCGTAAATGCAGTAAAAAAAATGTATGACGATATCGCAAATGTAGTAAAAGGGTCTCAAGAAGATGTCGCCGCAGATGAGCAGATAGCAAGCGAGGATAATGGCGAGCTTCAAAGGAATGTCTCAGGTGCAATGGAGGATCTGTATAACCAGGTAAAAGAGTTGTATGACAATATCGTAAATGTAGTAAAAGGGTCTCAAGAAGATGTCGTCGCAGATGAGCAGATAGCAAGCGAGGATAATGGCGAGCTTCAAACGAATGTCTCAGGTGCAATGGAGGATCTGTATAACCAGGCAAAAGAGTTGTATGACAATATCGTAAGTGCAGTAAAAGGGTTTCAAGAAGATGTCGTCGCAGATGAGCAGATAGCAAGCGAGGATAATGGCGAGCTTCAAACGAATGTCGCAGGTGCAATGGAGGATCTGTATAACAAGGTAAAAGAGGTATATTCAGGTATCGTAAATAAGATAAATGAGTTTTTTGTAGATACTGATGAGATAGATGATGTGGATGAGACGAACGGGGTTAGCAGTTATGATGTGAGTGAACCGCGTAAGGAGAATATATATCAGGTGCAATTTTATGAAAGTTTTGCCAAAGAGGGTACATATGAAGATGCTGAAGAGGATGTAGTCACACTTTATGAGGATGTTGTATATAAGATAAGTGGATTTTATGAAAACTTTGATCAGGATACGTATGTACATGAGGATGTTGTAGTAGAGATAAATAACGTATATAAAGATATAGTATATAGGGTAGATGAGTTTTATGAAAAGTTTTATAAAGATGCGTATATAGAAAGAGATGTGATTTACGCAGCGAATGAGCTATATGAGGATGCTATATTTGAGGTAGGCAACTTTTATCAGGGCGTTGTAGATGATGAGGCTATAGAGATGGCGATTGAGATCTACGATGCGGTGGTAAAGGAGATAATTGACAGCAGCATTGTGGGAGACGCAATAGGAATTGGATTGGTAAATAAAATGAAGTTTTGATAGAGAATATTGAAAATATTGAGAATAGAAATAGCACCAACCATATTGCTGGAAGGTGCTGTTTTAGTTTATACTTTTTCTCGCACGGTGATTGCCTGCTGGATATAATGCTTCCTGCAATATTTTCCAATTCACTTGGAAAGCCCTCTGGTGGGGAATACACATTGATGCCGATTCCTAAAATCACATATTCGGAGGTATTATTTTCGAGACTAAAAGAGCTTTGAGTTAGAATGCCACATATTTTTTTGTTGTTTAAGTAGATATCATTGACCCATTTGATTTTGGGAGAAAGATTAAAAATTTTGGTAATTGCTTTACAGACGGCCACTCCAGCCATTGCGGTTACAAAGTTGACTGTATTGCTATCGTTTGGTTTTAGAAGTACACTAAAATATATGCCAGAGTTTTTTGGAGAGAAGAAAGTTCTACCAACTCTGCCCATTCCGGCTTCTTGAGCATTTGCAATGATAACGAGCCCTTCGGGTTCAGCGTAGCGCTGCTTTAAAAGTAGGTTGGTAGAGGAAACTACATCATAGCATTCGATATTAAACATTGAGGGCTCCAAAAGATATTGCGATATAATTTCGCTATTTAGAATATCGTTTTGTGGGTCAAGTCGATAGCCTTTGTTTCGTATGGCATCGATCGTGTAGCCATCATTTTTGAGAGAATTAATATATTTCCAAATTGCAGTTCGAGATACACCTAATTGATGAGCAAGAAATTCGCCAGATAGATACTGTTCTTGGTTATTGCTTAATATTTTAATTAGATCATTTTTTGTCATTAATATCACCTCGATTTACAGTATAATATAAAAGAAAGCGATTGTCAACCAAGAGTAGGACAACTGGTTGACAATTGCAAACATATGCTCTCCCTTGAAGAGTGATAAATTTCTTAGTAAGATTGTAGTTACTACAGTAGATTAGGAGTGGCGACAATGAATAAGCGTATCGTAAAAATAATGCAAATATTAGCAAAGAAGAATATGACATTAGATATGTTGGCAGAAAAATATGGTGTAACTACCAGAACAATACGCAATGATATTAATATTATAAATGAGTTATTGTATAAATATGAGTTAAATACTTTGGAGCTAAAAAATGGAGGTATTATAGTAGTTGCGACGGACTTTGCAAAAATATTAAAATGTATAGATAAAGATTTTTATGTATACAGATTATCGAAGACCGAAAGAGTTTTGATGGCTATTGCTTTGATTGTAGATATTAGAGAATATATAACCTTGGCAACTGTGGCAGAAATTTTATGTGTTAGTAGAGCAACAATTATAAATGATTTGATCGATATAAAAAAAGTAGCTATCTCATATGGCATTACTATTAATTCATATCGCCATAAAGGTCTAATAGCAGATGGTACTGAATTTGATAAACGATGGTTTTTGGTGAAAGTAAATAGCAGCTATAGTTTTATGAATAGCTTTATTTCGTCTGATGTAATTAAAAAGATGATAGCAGAAATTTTATATGAAATAGAACATACGCATAAAAAATTTTTGATGGAAAGAGCTCAAAGTAGTATTTATCAATATTTATGCGTGATGTTGAAACGAAATTTGAGAGGATATTATATAGAAGAAAAAGTGGAAGCGGTTCAAGAATATATAGTATTGGCAGAGGATATTATTCGAGGTATTTTACAATATAATGAAGTAGAATATAAGATAGGTGAAGTTTATTACCTGAGTGTATTATTATCAAAATGTAGATATATGGAAAATCAAACATTTAATGTAGATTCTGTTAAAATTCAGATTATCGCACGAAAGTTTATAAGTAAGATTTCTGAAGTACTTGATATCAACTTAAATAATGATTACAACTTTTTTAATAATTTATCAGCTCATTTGGAATATATGCTGATGTCCGAATTGATACCTTATGCTGATAATACTGCAATAGCAGAAGTGATAGAAGAAAATGTTGCTGTGTTAGAGGCAGTAAAAGAATGTTTGGATGTATTTGAGAATTATAGTGATCGTATATTGCTTAATACAGAAATAGACTATATAACGATACATGTATGTACTGCTATTGAACAGAATAACAATAAAATGGAAAAATTGGAAAAAGAAATTAATCTAAATGAAGTGTTAGTAATTATTAGTACTATTATAGAAAGATACTCTGTGTCAAAAGCCGAAATAGTGATGCCAGAAATAGAAAAAGAGCTGACACAATATTTTGGTAAGACCTCTCCGAGATTACAAGAGTTGTTGTCAGCTGATCACATTAGGGTGGATATAGTGTGTAGAGATTGGAAAGATGCGATATGGAAGTCTGCAGAAATATTGTTGAATAAAAAGTATATAGATGAGAAATACATTTATGCTATGATAAATAATATAGAGAAAAATGGTCCATATATTGTGATAGCACCTGGATTTGCATTGCCTCATGAATCAATAGACAAAGGAACATTTAAAGTAGGAATGAGTTTAATTCGGCTGGCAGAAGGAGTAAATTTTGGAGCTGAAGAATTGGATCCTGTGAAATTTGTATGTTGTCTTAGTGCAATAGATTCTATTACGCATCTAAAAGCTTTTTTTAATCTAATAAATTTATTAACATTAAAAGAATTTAGAGATGACTTAAGTATTGCTGGCTCTGCAACAGAAATATTTGATATAATAAAAAGATATGAAAATAATATAAAATACTAAAATTATACAAATAAAAAATCAAATTTATTGTATAAGTATAGAAATTTTCATAAATAATGAAGCAACTTAAACTTTTCTAAAGACAAAATGTATGTTACCATATTTATATAGACGAAAGGAGGTAGGTAGATGATATGGGAAGAGTTAGAAAATAACTTGGTTCATATATCAGTAGACTTGGTTCATATATCAGTAGACGCAACAACGATGGAAGAGGTTATGCAAAAGGTAGGAAAAACTTTTGTTGATACAGGATATTGTAAAGAGACATTTATAGAAGCGTTGATTGCAAGAGAAAAAGAATTTCCTACAGGGTTGGATATTGATGGCATAGGGGTGGCAATTCCGCATACAGATATTAGTCATGTCAATAGGGCTGCCGTGGCTGTTGCAACGCTTAAAAAATCGGTAACATTTGTGCAAATGGGGACAGATGATGAATTTGTACAGGTGAGACTAGTGTTTATGCTAGCCATTGATAATCCAGATGCTCACCTCGATAAATTGGAGGCAATAGTGGCTATTATTCAAGATAGAGAGATACTAGAAAAACTATTAAAATCTAAAAATAAAATAGAAATTGTAGAAATTATAAAAGCAAAGGAGCTAAAGTAAATGAAAATTAAAGTAATCGTAGCTTGTGGAGGCGCCGTGGCAACATCGACAGTGGCAGCAAATAAAGTAGTGGAATTAGGAAAAAAAAATGGCATAGATATTGATATTTGCCAGGTTCGAATTTCAGAAATTGAATCAAATTTATCTGGTGCAAAACTGATTGTAACCACTTCGAATGTCAAAAGAGATTATGGAATCCCATTGGTTAAAGGTATGCCGTTTATTTCGGGAATTGGTATTGAAAAAACTGAGAAAATTATTTTGGATATACTACAAAACTAAGAAAGGAATGAGATTATGTGGGAGGGTATAGAAACAGGGATTAATTATATTGTTGATATGGGTGCATCTGTTATGCTTCCAATTGTTATTGCCATCCTTAGTGTACTAATTGGAGTTAAGGTAGGAAAAGCAATACGCGCAGGTTTAATGATAGGTGTAGGATTTGTGGGACTGGGTTTGATAGTGGATTTAATGAACTCGCAGTTAGGGCCCGCGGCGGCGGCGATGTCGGAGCGATTTGGTTTATCTCTGAGCGTAATTGATATAGGCTGGCCAGGAGCATCTCCTATGACTTGGGCTTCAGAAATAGCAACGATTGCTATCCCGCTTGCAATAGTGGTAAACATTGTGATGCTAACATTTAAACTTACAAAAACCGTTAATATAGATATATGGAACATTTGGCATATGACATTCACTGGTGCTATTGCTTATGTAGTGACAGGAAATTTTTGGATTGGGATATTGGGAGTTATAGTTCATGCAGCAATAGCATATAAATTGGGAGATCTGTGGGCTCCAATGATGGTAGATTATTTTGAATTGGATGGAATAACAGTGCCTCATGGAACATCTGCTTATATGGCACCTATCGCTTGTGTGGTAGACGAAATAATAGAGAGAATTCCCGGGCTAAATAAAATTGATATTACAGCAGATATACTCCAAGAAAAAGTGGGTATACTAGGAGAGCCGATTACAATAGGCGCAATATTGGGAACAGGCGTTGGATTTTTAGCAGGATATTCTGCTCAAGAAGCATTGCCATTGGGTGTGCAGATGTCGGCAGTAATGGTATTGATGCCGAAAGTTGTAAAATGTATTATGGAGGGTTTGCTTCCGATATCAGATCGTGCAAAAGAAATTATGACAAAAAAGTTTGGGAATTCAGAATTTTACATAGGATTAGATCCTGCAATATTGTTAGGAGATCCGCAAGTGATAACAGCTGGTCTAATTTTTATGCCACTAACACTTTTAATCGCCGTATTAGTGCCTGGAAACAGAGTTATGCCATTTGGTGATTTAGCAACTATCGGATTTTTTATTGCAATAGCTGTTGCAGTGCATAAGGGAAATATTTTTCGTACCCTATTTTCGGGTTCACTAATTATGTATATGACAATATGGATTGCAAATCAAACAATACCATGGATGACGGCACTGGCAACATCTACAGGAAGTACTGATGGAACTCATATGATAGCAGCATTGGATCAAGGTGGAAGTCCAATAACATATATTTTTACGCAGTTATTTACGTTTGAAAATATAATAGGAATGATTGTAATCGCTGTGATATATATTGGAAGTTGCTATGTTGCGATTAAGTGTTCCAAAAAACGAATGGCGGCAGTAAATGAACAAGAAGAATAATGAGGACTACTAGCAATAGTCCTTTTTTTGCGTTAAATATGAGCATTGGTTGCGCTAGGAATATAAGGAGGAATATGGCAAACGTTGAGGTTGGGTTTTGTATCGATGTAATTCATTAAAATTTGTTCTGCCTTGATAGCACCGAGAATGGGGTAGGTCTTTGCAAGGGCATTGAAGTCAGCTTTTACTTTTGCGGCAGAAAGGTCGTCGCGTTTGTATAGTAAATAATAGGCATATAAGATGCGTTTACTACTGAGATGATTTTGCTTTAGATGCGATGAAACAGCGGCGTAGAGGTTGTCGGTTTCTTCGTTTTCGGTTGCAATGCTAACGGTGCCATCTGCTATGGTGGTTAAAGTTCTATTGCCTGTGACGATATCGAGAAATAGTAACTCTTTCAGATACTCAAAATGTATAACCGTAGGTAAAGTATATTCGTATTTACTCATCTTGTTAAACTCACTTCTAATGGCATCGAACTGTAGCCGCTCGTAATATGCCGCGATTTCGGTAAATTTTAATGCTAGCTTAGTAACATTAGAATAATCTACTGGGGAAAGAATTGTGACAGGATGGGCTGCTAAAAATTCGCTTAGCAGGGCGCCATGTGTATGCGCTGTGAGAGATGTTAGATTTTGATAATAAGCAAGCTTATTTTCTGGTGAATGGTATACGGTTGTAAGTAGCCTGCCATCATTAGCTATGTTGAGGTTTAGAGGTATTCCGTTTAGAGTAGCAAATATGATTCCGATGACTATGGCAGAGACGCAAAATATGATTGCATATATATTGGTGACAAAAAACAGTAGTGCAACAAAAGCAAGGCTCGTAATTATGTTGGCAAGAACTCCTCCAAATAAGTATAGGAAAAAACTGGTTTTTTCAACGCTATTGCGAGGACACATTTGGCAAAATCCGGCAGCACCGGCTAGGCTAAATGTTTTGATCTTTAAGCCATCGGGATATTTATATATAGCAAGAGAGCATAGGCTTATAGAAACAAACTTAAAGCCTGTAAGCAAAGCAAAAACTAGATGTCCTAATTCGTGAGCGATAGTATGTAGCAAGATGGTGGATGCGATAAGTAATAAAACGAGTAGATAGTTTAAGCCAGAAAATAATATGGCAGCGCCCAGCGCCACGCCGAGTGCGATAAAAAGCAACGAAAATAAGAATTTTTTCATGTGATTCCTCCGTAATATTATAATATAAAAAACCTACAACCCAACATAGGCTGCAAGTTTTATTATATCGTACAATGAATCGTTGAGCAATATTATTTATCTGATGTTAGAACCGGTAGCAATATCCTTTTCGGGAGCTATAGCAATAAGATTTTGATCCTCATCTTCTGCACATAAAATCATACCTTCAGAAACAATGCCGCGCAGTTTGACAGGAGCGAGATTTGTAACAACCACAACTTTTTTGCCAACAAACTGTTCGGGAGTATAATACTTGGCAATGCCAGAAACGATAGTACGTATTTCGTCGCCAATCTGGATTTTAGATACGAGAAGTTTATCAGTATTTTTTACTTTCTCAGATGCAATGACCTCGCCAACTTTAAGCTTTACTTTTGCAAAATCGTGGATGGTAATTTCTGGTACTTCTTCTGCAGGAGTTTTTGCTGGAGGCGTCGCCGGAGTTTGAGCAGCTTCGAGTGCAGCGAGCTCTTTGTCCACTTCAATGCGAGGGAATAGATTCTCACCCTTTTTGGCATTGATAATTTCTAGGGATCCGAAGGTGTAGATGCTTTCCCAGGCAGTTAGTGCGCCGGGTTCTATGCCAAGCTGTGCCCATATTTTTGCAGGGGTGGTAGGCATAAAAGGCTCGAGCATAATACTAACGATGCGAATGCCTTCGGCTAGTACATATAGTACGCCTGCCAATTGGTCTTTGTGATCGGGATCTTTTGCAAGTATCCAAGGGGTGGTCTCGTCGATATATTTGTTAAGGCGTCTAATGATGGTCCAGATATGTTCTAATGCAACGTTAAAGAACAACTTCTCCATGTTTTCTTCCATTAGCGCTATATTATCTTTTATAGTTTGTTTGACGTGCGCATCGAATCGGTTTGCATGTCCTGGGCCAATCAGCTGGCCGTCGAAGTACTTTTCGATCATAGCAACAGTTCGAGAAGTGAGGTTACCAAAGTCATTTGATAGATCGGAGTTCATTCTCGCAATTAGTGCAGTGTTCGAAAAATTGCCGTCTTGCCCAAATGCAACTTCGCGAAGTAAGAAATATCGTATAGCATCAGAGCCATATCTTGCTACCAAAATGCTAGGATCTACCACGTTGCCAATGGATTTACTCATCTTGCCACCATTGATAACAAGCCATCCGTGTCCAAAAATTTGCTTAGGCAGCTCTTCGCCTAGTGCCATCAAAATAGCTGGCCATATGATAGCGTGGAATCTAACGATTTCTTTGCCCACAAGTTGCACATCGGCTGGCCAATATTTGTTAAATGCTTGGTCGTGGTCGGTTAGGTATCCAAGAGCTGTGATATAGTTAGATAGCGCATCGAGCCACACATATACTACGTGCTTTTCGTCAAAACTTACAGGAACACCCCATGTAAATGAAGTTCTAGAAACGCATAAGTCCTCGAGCCCTACTTTTAAAAAGTTATTGAGCATTTCGTTTTGTCTGGTTTGAGGCAATAAAAAGTCGGGATTGTCTTCTATATGCTTGATAAGACGATCTTGATATTTGGATAGCTTAAAGAAA is a genomic window of Candidatus Epulonipiscium viviparus containing:
- a CDS encoding biotin--[acetyl-CoA-carboxylase] ligase, producing the protein MTKNDLIKILSNNQEQYLSGEFLAHQLGVSRTAIWKYINSLKNDGYTIDAIRNKGYRLDPQNDILNSEIISQYLLEPSMFNIECYDVVSSTNLLLKQRYAEPEGLVIIANAQEAGMGRVGRTFFSPKNSGIYFSVLLKPNDSNTVNFVTAMAGVAVCKAITKIFNLSPKIKWVNDIYLNNKKICGILTQSSFSLENNTSEYVILGIGINVYSPPEGFPSELENIAGSIISSRQSPCEKKYKLKQHLPAIWLVLFLFSIFSIFSIKTSFYLPIQFLLRLPQCCCQLSPLPPHRRSQSPSL
- a CDS encoding BglG family transcription antiterminator, with translation MNKRIVKIMQILAKKNMTLDMLAEKYGVTTRTIRNDINIINELLYKYELNTLELKNGGIIVVATDFAKILKCIDKDFYVYRLSKTERVLMAIALIVDIREYITLATVAEILCVSRATIINDLIDIKKVAISYGITINSYRHKGLIADGTEFDKRWFLVKVNSSYSFMNSFISSDVIKKMIAEILYEIEHTHKKFLMERAQSSIYQYLCVMLKRNLRGYYIEEKVEAVQEYIVLAEDIIRGILQYNEVEYKIGEVYYLSVLLSKCRYMENQTFNVDSVKIQIIARKFISKISEVLDINLNNDYNFFNNLSAHLEYMLMSELIPYADNTAIAEVIEENVAVLEAVKECLDVFENYSDRILLNTEIDYITIHVCTAIEQNNNKMEKLEKEINLNEVLVIISTIIERYSVSKAEIVMPEIEKELTQYFGKTSPRLQELLSADHIRVDIVCRDWKDAIWKSAEILLNKKYIDEKYIYAMINNIEKNGPYIVIAPGFALPHESIDKGTFKVGMSLIRLAEGVNFGAEELDPVKFVCCLSAIDSITHLKAFFNLINLLTLKEFRDDLSIAGSATEIFDIIKRYENNIKY
- a CDS encoding PTS sugar transporter subunit IIA, with the translated sequence MIWEELENNLVHISVDLVHISVDATTMEEVMQKVGKTFVDTGYCKETFIEALIAREKEFPTGLDIDGIGVAIPHTDISHVNRAAVAVATLKKSVTFVQMGTDDEFVQVRLVFMLAIDNPDAHLDKLEAIVAIIQDREILEKLLKSKNKIEIVEIIKAKELK
- the gatB gene encoding PTS galactitol transporter subunit IIB is translated as MKIKVIVACGGAVATSTVAANKVVELGKKNGIDIDICQVRISEIESNLSGAKLIVTTSNVKRDYGIPLVKGMPFISGIGIEKTEKIILDILQN
- a CDS encoding PTS galactitol transporter subunit IIC, whose protein sequence is MWEGIETGINYIVDMGASVMLPIVIAILSVLIGVKVGKAIRAGLMIGVGFVGLGLIVDLMNSQLGPAAAAMSERFGLSLSVIDIGWPGASPMTWASEIATIAIPLAIVVNIVMLTFKLTKTVNIDIWNIWHMTFTGAIAYVVTGNFWIGILGVIVHAAIAYKLGDLWAPMMVDYFELDGITVPHGTSAYMAPIACVVDEIIERIPGLNKIDITADILQEKVGILGEPITIGAILGTGVGFLAGYSAQEALPLGVQMSAVMVLMPKVVKCIMEGLLPISDRAKEIMTKKFGNSEFYIGLDPAILLGDPQVITAGLIFMPLTLLIAVLVPGNRVMPFGDLATIGFFIAIAVAVHKGNIFRTLFSGSLIMYMTIWIANQTIPWMTALATSTGSTDGTHMIAALDQGGSPITYIFTQLFTFENIIGMIVIAVIYIGSCYVAIKCSKKRMAAVNEQEE
- a CDS encoding site-2 protease family protein; this translates as MKKFLFSLLFIALGVALGAAILFSGLNYLLVLLLIASTILLHTIAHELGHLVFALLTGFKFVSISLCSLAIYKYPDGLKIKTFSLAGAAGFCQMCPRNSVEKTSFFLYLFGGVLANIITSLAFVALLFFVTNIYAIIFCVSAIVIGIIFATLNGIPLNLNIANDGRLLTTVYHSPENKLAYYQNLTSLTAHTHGALLSEFLAAHPVTILSPVDYSNVTKLALKFTEIAAYYERLQFDAIRSEFNKMSKYEYTLPTVIHFEYLKELLFLDIVTGNRTLTTIADGTVSIATENEETDNLYAAVSSHLKQNHLSSKRILYAYYLLYKRDDLSAAKVKADFNALAKTYPILGAIKAEQILMNYIDTKPNLNVCHIPPYIPSATNAHI
- the metG gene encoding methionine--tRNA ligase, whose translation is MNKNFYITTPIYYPSNKLHIGHSYTTVAADAMARYKRLRGYDVMFLTGTDEHGQKIERRAAEESKTPQQFVDDIVDWIKDLWKLMDISYDKFIRTTDPEHKETVAKIFKKLYDQGDIYKSTYEGLYCTPCESFFTELQLNNGKCPDCGREVEKVKEESYFFKLSKYQDRLIKHIEDNPDFLLPQTRQNEMLNNFLKVGLEDLCVSRTSFTWGVPVSFDEKHVVYVWLDALSNYITALGYLTDHDQAFNKYWPADVQLVGKEIVRFHAIIWPAILMALGEELPKQIFGHGWLVINGGKMSKSIGNVVDPSILVARYGSDAIRYFLLREVAFGQDGNFSNTALIARMNSDLSNDFGNLTSRTVAMIEKYFDGQLIGPGHANRFDAHVKQTIKDNIALMEENMEKLFFNVALEHIWTIIRRLNKYIDETTPWILAKDPDHKDQLAGVLYVLAEGIRIVSIMLEPFMPTTPAKIWAQLGIEPGALTAWESIYTFGSLEIINAKKGENLFPRIEVDKELAALEAAQTPATPPAKTPAEEVPEITIHDFAKVKLKVGEVIASEKVKNTDKLLVSKIQIGDEIRTIVSGIAKYYTPEQFVGKKVVVVTNLAPVKLRGIVSEGMILCAEDEDQNLIAIAPEKDIATGSNIR